Proteins encoded in a region of the Lepeophtheirus salmonis chromosome 6, UVic_Lsal_1.4, whole genome shotgun sequence genome:
- the LOC121119539 gene encoding uncharacterized protein codes for MSSTGTMKSSSSIALRPPLSCPLYMECDEEPLSSAQMFVSRERKNNLFSQLSYLEKLSKSASKVSFTKDDNVVIRVTEGQSTIPSPAPPPKGIISTTPFMGQQQPGYRLIMDPRTGRILGTIDSGGKSLQGPSPPPRSPNIRPMVQSIPIPPNKVVAPVQVPMMRQPAVVDLTRPAAPPEKSPSSKPFIPTLLVVPKPSKTLASYQLNSKRAELDSRVKALLIHSPSKFTEWLIQQGLIPSDQYEEDPVTGVKVKLKLGMYSDGKKFPSSGGYVWINESKANKCISVYSGSIFMASNHAPTVILKLIYHWSCQTNIQNVVQWVKVDHSVINLYYKLFRSVCTVAVHDGVIGLGGPSKTIQIGVISLGTTSAESSKREVKVEVLGVLDVECGIIRLRATEPALGVTQSERFARIFEPLPNWVLKNSWIITDFSVDKEQLNKLGYNNVIQCSVNSKRPESTNSIVMDFLKRTVPKMFQNNLSYLNTSQIQQFLDELTFREMYHFPLACFDGILKKVSQITTSLRSSSSDFVIHLQKIQDNPFYNWQLNPVAVPTTFESEKSPVPKVLSSGQKRAIDLNNEIDRQISKKIKVSSELVDLESYFYGSLPGDMKILLNEFKADMAFKCHLCREVYMNNIDFMKHLFLHVETERLTPVDLSDLNQCKYCCRDFETMNGLDSHMESYHFKKDFSFVCRICDEEFKLKNHLIHHMTKAHVRSELPYACNVCGYRSSSHRDLIDHFHESHDRTDKLQCPRCLKTYSLMGDRGYNSCIASAFVSHLQAHNDRKGYTCKSCSLCFIQNDYLRNHVMRDHASFKDFEHLEIYQYVGNEEAIQMPRPDERLARTAAKKSGFLKSQPQMAFAAQNLEDMVMYNVEKEDCGECSKRITNPGHFAAYLCCTKCRYSTCCSKAISVHYNLFHGSSKPVYTLGAPCILDDEIFCVCGFSTISGNKMAKHMGIFGCKSAYPNKETAIKAIKTNLSLIISGGEILKDNYFGSSTDPSRKGPKPDDRVPVERGPLAFLGLQRKPEERSIVEDSSATTLQLLEKVVNDSTYSPSASSTKPSQLQQAFEKAEKRIKSEYPAPVGNTIGCEVVELEKDEEIVDTSNQGDINKAGEERQSDINQPLLSNSTTPPPAPTAGVSESDVSDERIDNEYSEPRENCGDS; via the exons ATGTCTTCGACAGGGACTATGAAGAGTTCGTCGTCGATAGCCCTGAGGCCGCCACTCTCCTGCCCCTTGTACATGGAGTGTGATGAAGAGCCTTTGAGCAGCGCGCAAATGTTTGTATCCCGGGAAAGGAAGAACAATCTCTTTTCTCAGCTCTCGTACCTGGAGAAGTTATCCAAATCCGCCTCGAAAGTGAGCTTCACAAAGGATGATAACGTCGTGATCCGTGTGACGGAAGGACAGTCCACAATTCCAAGCCCTGCCCCTCCGCCCAAGGGTATAATATCCACAACTCCTTTCATGGGTCAGCAGCAGCCTGGATATCGACTCATCATGGATCCTCGAACCGGACGCATCCTGGGCACCATTGATTCTGGAGGGAAATCCCTGCAAGGGCCCTCGCCACCGCCCAGATCCCCCAATATACGGCCCATGGTTCAAAGTATTCCCATTCCCCCTAATAAAGTGGTGGCTCCCGTCCAGGTACCAATGATGAGACAGCCCGCAGTCGTGGATCTCACTCGTCCAGCCGCCCCTCCTGAAAAGAGTCCTTCTTCCAAACCCTTTATCCCCACACTCCTCGTTGTTCCGAAACCTTCCAAAACCCTGGCTTCTTATCAACTCAACTCCAAAAGGGCCGAGTTAGACTCCCGAGTCAAGGCTCTTCTCATCCACAGCCCTTCTAAATTCACTGAATGGCTCATACAACAAGGTCTCATACCTTCAGATCAATATGAGGAGGACCCTGTGACGGGGGTCAAAGTTAAGCTAAAGCTAGGGATGTACTCGGATGGTAAAAAGTTTCCATCCTCTGGAGGATATGTTTGGATCAATGAGAGTAAAGCAAATAAGTGTATCTCCGTATATTCTGGATCCATTTTCATGGCATCCAATCATGCACCTACTGTTATTCTCAAACTTATTTATCACTGGTCTTGTCAAACAAATATTCAGAATGTTGTTCAATGGGTTAAAGTAGATCATAGTGTCATAAacctttattataaattgtttcgCTCAGTTTGTACGGTTGCAGTTCATGATGGTGTAATTGGCTTAGGTGGCCCAAGCAAAACCATACAAATTGGTGTGatttctctaggaacaacctCCGCTGAAAGTTCAAAGAGAGAGGTCAAGGTTGAGGTCCTTGGTGTTCTTGATGTGGAATGTGGAATTATTCGTTTGAGAGCCACTGAGCCTGCCCTTGGAGTGACTCAATCGGAACGATTTGCTCGTATATTTGAACCTCTTCCAAATTGGGTTCTCAAAAACTCCTGGATTATAACGGATTTCTCCGTTGATAAAGAGCAGCTGAACAAATTGGGCTATAATAATGTCATTCAATGTAGTGTTAACTCTAAACGCCCTGAGAGTACCAATTCCATCGTGATGGACTTCCTTAAGCGCACCGTTCctaaaatgtttcaaaacaaTCTctcttatttaaatacatcTCAAATCCAACAGTTTTTAGATGAGTTGACCTTTAGAGAAATGTATCATTTTCCATTGGCGTGCTTCGATGGCattcttaaaaaagtttcacAAATAACAACGTCGCTTCGAAGTTCATCTTCAGATTTTGTCATtcacttacaaaaaattcaggataatcctttttataattGGCAATTGAATCCAGTCGCA GTGCCTACGACATTTGAGAGTGAAAAAAGTCCTGTTCCAAAAGTTCTTTCGTCTGGGCAAAAAAGAGCTATTGACCTTAATAATGAGATTGATCGTCAAATATCGAAAAAGATCAAAGTTTCCTCCGAATTGGTCGATTTAGAATCATACTTTTACGGTTCACTTCCTGGAGATATGaag ATATTGTTGAATGAATTTAAAGCCGACATGGCCTTCAAATGTCATTTATGTCGTGAAGTCTACATGAATAACATTGACTTCATGAAGCATTTGTTTCTTCATGTTGAAACTGAGAGATTGACTCCAGTGGATTTAAGTGATCTTAATCAATGTAAATATTGCTGTAGAGACTTTGAAACAATGAACGGATTGGATTCTCATATGGAGTCTTATCATTTCAAAAAGGACTTTAGTTTTGTTTGTCGGATTTGTGACGAggaatttaagttaaaaaatcatcttatcCATCATATGACAAAGGCTCATGTACGCTCTGAATTACCATATGCGTGTAATGTTTGTGGTTATCGCTCCTCATCACATCGAGATCTCATCGATCATTTTCATGAA TCTCATGATAGAACAGATAAGCTACAATGTCCGAGATGTCTCAAAACATATTCCCTCATGGGCGATAGAGGTTATAATTCCTGCATTGCCTCTGCTTTCGTATCTCATCTCCAGGCGCATAACGATAGAAAGGGTTATACCTGTAAAAGTTGTAGCCtttgttttatacaaaatgattaTCTTCGGAATCATGTTATGCGAGATCATGCATCCTTTAAGGATTTTGAACATCTGGAGATTTATCAATACGTAGGAAATGAGGAGGCCATTCAAATGCCCAGACCAGATGAAAGGTTAGCAAGAACTGCCGCCAAAAAATCCGGGTTTTTGAAATCTCAACCGCAAATGGCATTTGCTGCGCAAAATCTTGAGGATATGGTCATGTACAATGTTGAAAAGGAGGACTGTGGAGAGTGTAGCAAAAGGATCACCAACCCTGGTCATTTTGC AGCATACCTATGTTGTACAAAGTGTCGGTATTCCACTTGTTGTTCAAAAGCAATCTCAgtgcattataatttatttcacgGAAGTTCCAAACCTGTATACACATTAGGTGCGCCTTGTATCTTAGATGATGAAATTTTCTGTGTATGTGGATTCAGTACTATTTCAGGCAACAAAATGG CTAAACATATGGGTATTTTTGGATGTAAATCTGCATATCCAAACAAGGAAACTGCCATTAAAGCAATCAAAACTAATTTATCATTGATAATAAGTGGGGGAGAAATACTCAAGGACAACTACTTTGGCAGTTCTACGGATCCTTCTCGAAAAGGGCCTAAACCAGATGATAGAGTTCCTGTTGAAAGAGGTCCTCTGGCATTTTTAGGTCTACAAAGAAAGCCTGAAGAAAGAAGTATTGTAGAAGACTCCTCTGCAACAACTCTACAATTACTTGAAAAAGTAGTTAACGATTCAACTTATTCTCCTTCTGCTTCTTCTACAAAACCCTCGCAACTTCAACAAGCATTTGAAAAGGCGGAAAAACGGATTAAATCTGAATATCCTGCTCCTGTGGGTAACACCATTGGTTGTGAAGTAGTAGAACTAGAGAAAGATGAGGAAATAGTAGACACTAGCAACCAAGGAGATATTAATAAGGCAGGTGAAGAACGCCAAAGTGACATTAATCAACCACTACTATCCAATTCTACTACGCCACCACCCGCCCCCACTGCAGGAGTCTCTGAGAGTGATGTCTCAGATGAAAGAATAGACAACGAATATTCAGAACCTCGAGAAAATTGTGgagattcataa